CGCAACAACTCAGTCAAGTGAGCGGAAAAGTCACCGTCTCGTTGATGGAAATCTAGCCATTGCACCTTAGCCAAGTCAGGATGCAGGGTGGACGAGTCAATCGGTTGATGCAATACCGTGACAAAGCGTTTGTTTAACTTAGCTGCATATTCAGCTTCATCAGCGCAGTAGGGCGACTTGACCGATCGCGGCGACAAAATGAATAAGAAAATATCAGCACTTTCAATGCCTTGGCAAATTTCTTGCTGAAAGTCAGCCGTTCCTACGGCAATGCTCTCCTGATCAAACCAAGTCCGTTTGCCCTGTACCTGTAGCGCATCGTTCAGCTTGCGGGCAAAGCCAGAATCAGCACGGGAATAGGAGATAAAGACATCTAGCGAAAGCCCTGGCGGCTGGCGTCGGCTTTCCTCAATAAATGTCTCCTGGATAGAAATTGATGGATGCGTAACGTGTTGTTTCGCTAACTTGTACCAGGCTTCTGCCTCGCGCAGATTGTACCCTCGTAGCAATAGCGCTGGGTTGTGGTTTTGGCGTTTCCACTTGAGGGCTTTGGTCACCAATACCTTATGGGTTTCGTGATAAGCGGCATCCTGCCGTAAAACCTGCAACAACTGGCTTTCATCTTGTTCGTAGTCGCCTTCTGTCACATTGTCCGTCAGGTCAATATAGTGCAGATTTCGCAATGTTAGAGGGATATGTTCCAGCGATACAGCCTCCGCCAACAGGGGAATAATTCGCTTGTTGAGGGATAGGGCGTAGTCCAACTCATGCTGGCAATAGGGCGATCGCACCGAGTCAGGCGACAGCAAATACACCACATTATCCGCTTCTTCAATGCCGCTATCGATCACCTGTTGAAACTCACGTCCGGCTTGAATATCCGTCGTATTCATCCAGACGGTAAAGCCTTCTCGCCATAGGCTATTGCGAATGTGCTCTGCCGCCGCTCGGTCTTCGTCGGCATAGGCAAGAAACACATCCGTCATCAAGTTTTCGGCATTTTTGCGACTTTCAGTGATGAACTCGCAGTGGAGCGGCGTAGGCAGACAGGGCGGTTGTGAATCCTTGAAGCGGACTTGCAGCCAGTCTTCGGACTGCAGCCGTTCTTCACCAATCAGGAGATAGGGCGATCGCTTCTGATGTCGTTCCCACTCCAATGCTTTAGCCAGTAGGAGCGTGTGTTGATGCACATAGTCTTTGTGGCGATCGCAAATGTCCAATAACCCGGCTAGAGCCGCTTCAAAATTATCTTGTCCCTCCCGCGCATAAATCCAGTTGATTTTGCGCAAACTAGGATGCATATTTTGAAAATGATCGTGCAATCCCTTGGCTTGATACTCGTCCCATTCCTGTTCAGTGCCGCCTGGATTGCGCTCTTTCCAGGTTGCATAGCTAATTTGTTCCACATGGAGCAGTGGAATGATGCGCTTGTGGCGCTTGAGTGCAAGTTCGAGTTCTAGTCCGCAGTAGGGTGAGTTAATAGAATGGGGTGAAATGATGAACAGGACATTATCTGCCCGCTCAATGCCATCATCAATTTGTTTCTGGTAATCAACCCCCAGGGGAATATCGTCGTAGTCAAACCAAACGGTAAACCCGCGATCGATCAACTGGCGATTGAGGCGAGACGCAAACTCCAGACTGTCTCTTCGACCATAGGAAATAAAGATATCCTGAAAATCTTGCATCAGCCCAGCACCCACCGAAAAAGATTGTTTCAATACAATACTATTTTCTTGGAAAACTGGTTCATCCGAGCGGTCACCATTGTGTATGACCTTAAGTCAACACCAGCGATCGCCCATCATCCTATAGGCTGCCCCACCTGCTGCAAAATGGTCATGGGATCTAACTCCTTCACCCGCTGGAGCTGGTCATGGTCGCGGGCCAGGAGCGCTCCCGTAAAACCGAGGGAATTCACCGGCACCCCCTGATAGCTGGACTGCGATCGCGGCACCATCAGCATCCACTGACGCGTCACGATCAGGTTGTAGGGCGGAGACTGGGGCGGCAGCGGTTGGGTCGGGTTCAGCAGACCCAAGGCTTGGGCCAAGGCCCGGTAGCGATCGCTGAGGTAGGAGCCGCCAGAGCGATCGTTGGGATCGAGGCCATCTAGCCGGGCAATGCCATGGGCAAACGGCAAATTCGCCGTCACAATTGGGTCGGAACTGGCCGCCAAAGCCTTCTGTACCACCGGCGCGATGGGACTAGACTCAATCTCGTCGGCCATCGGTAGGGGAATCAGTTGCACATGCTTATGGGGTTGGCTTGCGCCCGCCGGCTCCCCCGCATTGTAGAATCCCAGCCCATCTATTTCCGCCAAGCAGTGCCAGAGAGCGGCAAAATCAGCAACGGTCAGCCAGGTATCCTGGGCTTCAAAGTGGCGGGTGATAATCAACAGATGGTGATCCACTACGTTGAACTTATTGAGCAAACAGACATGCTGTTCAGACAATGCCCCCACGCAAAGGTTGTCATCGTAGGGCAAAAAGGGATTCACCGGCTTGCCGGACTTGGCCAATCGCTGGTGCAAATCCGCCTCTTTGCGAATTAGATTGGTCACCACCCGCACCAAAAACCGCACCCCGCCCGACTCCACCCATTCGTAGGAGGTAGGAATCGACTGCAGTGCGCCGCAGGTGAGAGCGTGCTGGGTCTGCGATCGCACCCGCCCCCAAAGGTCTCCGGGCTGGAGATCTACAGAATTCAAGGAAGAAGGTTGCATCATAGGGGAATCCGAATCACAAAGGTGGTGCCTCGTCCAGGTATAGACGTGAGGGTGAGCTGACCGCCATGCTGTTCTTCAACAATTTGCCGACTAATGGACAGCCCAAGCCCGGTACCGCGCCCAACCTCTTTGGTGGTAAAGAAAGGTTCAAACAGCCGCGTTTGCAGACTTGCCTCTATCCCCGGTCCATTATCCGTCAGACGAATCACAGCTTGGGAGGCAATCACGTCTGTTTGAATGGTAATGCGATTGGGATTTGCTTCAATCTCGCCATAGGAGCTATCGCGGTTGTGGTCTTCAAAAGCATCAATGGCATTGGCCAGCAGGTTCATGAACACCTGGTTGAGCTGCCCTGCAAAACAGTTGACCTCTGGCAGATCCCCGTAGTGTTTAAAAACCTCGATGGCAGGGCGGGAGGCTTTAGCCTTGAGGCGATGCTGCAAAATCAACAGCGTGCTGTCGATGCCATCATGAATGTTAGCCGGCTGCTTTTCGGTGGTATCCATGCGCGAGAAGGTACGCAAGGACGACATAATATCGCGAATGCGCTGAATGCCCACTTTCATAGACGACAGCAGTTTGGGCAAATCTTCGAGCAGGTAGTCGAGATCGACATCATCCATGCGTTCCACAATGGCTTCTGGCGGATGGGGCAGATGTTGCTGGTAGAGTGCTAGCAATCCCATCAAGTCTTGGGTATATTCCTCAGCGTAGGTGAGGTTACCGCCGATAAAGCCAACGGGATTATTCACCTCGTGGGCCACTCCAGCTACCAGTTGCCCCAAGCTTGAGATCTTTTCGGTTTGAATCAGTTGCGACTGGGTTTGCTTCAGGCGTTCTAGGGAACGGCTAAGCTGCTTGGCCCGGTCCCGCTCCCGCTGCTCTGATTCGCGCAGGGCTTCATTTTTTATTTTAAGTTCTAGGGAATTATTTTCAAGCTGGCGAGAATGAGCTTGGAGGTTGGCGTAGAGCTGAGCATTTTCAATAGAAATCGCCAACTGGGCCATCAGCACCTCTAGAAGCTCTGTGCGATCGCGGGTAAAGGCACCCGCCGTCAGTTTATGCTCTAAATACAGAACGCTTACCAACTGCTCTTGTTTAACAATCGGGAAACAAAGAATCGATCGGGGTTTCTCTGTAACTAAATACTGATCGGCGAAAAAGGTAGATACATCACCGGCATCATCTAAAATCAGGCTTTCATGGGTATTAGCCACATAATTAATAATCGACACGGGCAGCGATCGCTGACTCATGGGTTGAGGAAGGCGATCGCGGGTTTCTGTTGCTGGCTGATCGACCTTACGATCGGCTTGAATCATCCACTCTTCATTCTGGCGCATGAGAAATACACCACGCTGGGCCCCAGCATTTTCAATGGTGATTTGCAAAAAGGTATCCAGCAGATGATCTAAAACAATTTCCCGAGAAATAGCCTGGGATGCCTTGATCACCGTCGCCATATCCAGAAGATGGGTGTGGCGATGGGTGGAAGCTGTGGTGGAGGTAGTGGTCGAAAGGCTAATCGACCGATCCTCCTCATTGCGCAGCAGCACAGGATTTAACACCTGGGGATAGTTCTGTTCCATGTGACGAACTTTGGCGATCGCTCCCCAGCGCACATAACTATAGTAGGCGTCGGTTAGATAAGCTTGACCAATGCGGTTTTTGCCAATAGATAAATAAAACATCGCGGCCCGCTCACAGGCGATCGCTGCTTCATGCAGATAACCATGGTCAATAGCCGTTTCAATGGCGCGGTCATACCCATCCATCGCCGTCAGCACATCTCCTTGAAGCTGCGCTAGTTCCGCCGTAATCAACTCTGCCCGATGTTGATAATTAGCGGGTACCGCTTCTGCCCAGTGCTGAATGGTGGGTTGCTGAGCCAAGGCCTGCTGAAACAAGGTCTGGGGAATAGCTTCGTGGGTTTGCTGGCTGCGTCCTAAAAAGGCCAGCACTTGATAGAAACGGTAGGCACCAGATAGCGCCAATCCCACACCGCTATTGAAATAAGGTTCTGCTTGGTTAGCTGCCGCTACCGCACCACGATAGTCCCCAAAAATGCAGGACAAGATCAGCTTGGCGGTATAGATCAAAAATAACGCTTGGTGATAGTGAGTTGCTTCTAGGCGAGGAATCAGTTGCTCTTCATCAATACCGTCTCCTGATAGCACTGTAGGATCTGGGCTAGGTGTTTGTAGATTCAGCGTGAGTTGATACACGATTTGCGTATAGTGAAGCTGCAGCTCTTGCTTCATCGTCTCCAAAAGATCGATATGTCGCTGCTGAGCCTTAGCCACCCGATCGAGCGGTTCACCCACCAAAAAGAGGTGCGTGCAGTAGTTCATTACCGCATAGCTGGTATAACTGATGTCCCCTGTATCTTGTCCCACACGGATGGTATGCAGCAGCGGGCTGAGGGTAGCCCGCAGGGGTTCCTTCCAATGGCGGATGAAGGTTTCAAAAATCTGATAGGTGCTGCAGCGAAACGGCTCGGCATCAAAGCGTTCTAGTAAATGCAGGGCAATTTGTCCTGATTGGTAGCCCACCTCCGG
This genomic window from Candidatus Obscuribacterales bacterium contains:
- a CDS encoding toll/interleukin-1 receptor domain-containing protein, with amino-acid sequence MKQSFSVGAGLMQDFQDIFISYGRRDSLEFASRLNRQLIDRGFTVWFDYDDIPLGVDYQKQIDDGIERADNVLFIISPHSINSPYCGLELELALKRHKRIIPLLHVEQISYATWKERNPGGTEQEWDEYQAKGLHDHFQNMHPSLRKINWIYAREGQDNFEAALAGLLDICDRHKDYVHQHTLLLAKALEWERHQKRSPYLLIGEERLQSEDWLQVRFKDSQPPCLPTPLHCEFITESRKNAENLMTDVFLAYADEDRAAAEHIRNSLWREGFTVWMNTTDIQAGREFQQVIDSGIEEADNVVYLLSPDSVRSPYCQHELDYALSLNKRIIPLLAEAVSLEHIPLTLRNLHYIDLTDNVTEGDYEQDESQLLQVLRQDAAYHETHKVLVTKALKWKRQNHNPALLLRGYNLREAEAWYKLAKQHVTHPSISIQETFIEESRRQPPGLSLDVFISYSRADSGFARKLNDALQVQGKRTWFDQESIAVGTADFQQEICQGIESADIFLFILSPRSVKSPYCADEAEYAAKLNKRFVTVLHQPIDSSTLHPDLAKVQWLDFHQRDGDFSAHLTELLRILDTDTEHLRAHTRLLLRAIEWDEKGRKESLLLRDDELTNAEQW